The following coding sequences are from one Nymphalis io chromosome 17, ilAglIoxx1.1, whole genome shotgun sequence window:
- the LOC126774715 gene encoding uncharacterized protein LOC126774715: MNSFFKKQPQRKLTWRSPDAMIRNEIDFIMTDKRRIFRDVSVITRFNTGSDHRLVRGTLNIDYKLERANLMRSTLLPKLIQAVESSTFQFKLENRFAALETITDVDINQELDQVVGILRDEGTKLYPAQNTGKRSKLSGESLELMRKRRENPTVTSSDLNKKISKLVRRDLRNSNTRFIKEAIEQNRGSKVFVQKLGQSRRPPK; the protein is encoded by the coding sequence atgaattctttctttaaGAAACAGCCTCAACGGAAGTTGACGTGGCGAAGCCCAGACGCTATGATTAGAAACGAGATTGACTTTATTATGACGGACAAGAGGCGAATATTTAGAGATGTCTCTGTGATCACAAGGttcaataccggaagtgatcaccgacttgtacgaggcactctaaatattgaCTACAAGCTCGAGCGCGCCAATCTAATGAGGTCTACACTCCTACCAAAATTGATCCAAGCCGTGGAGTCTAGTACATTTCAGTTTAAACTGGAAAACCGATTCGCTGCCTTGGAAACTATTACTGACGTTGACATCAATCAAGAACTCGACCAAGTGGTGGGTATCCTTAGGGACGAGGGGACGAAATTATATCCAGCGCAAAACACCGGCAAGAGGTCCAAACTTTCGGGAGAGTCTCTAGAGCTAATGCGAAAACGACGTGAAAACCCTACAGTCACTTCGtcagatcttaataaaaaaatttcaaagCTAGTAAGACGCGATCTCCGAAACTCCAATACACGCTTTATAAAAgaagcgattgagcaaaatcgggggtcGAAAGTCTTTGTTCAAAAACTAGGTCAAAGCCGTAGACCACCGAAG
- the LOC126774762 gene encoding uncharacterized protein LOC126774762 isoform X2: MCTEPLQLMPIQKWKDLKSAALSDWLRSISMYTLIETEEHILELGINYGFKVYCPYGDVNNGIVALNVKNQLYEVIVQCPKDDTTNLEQALLTTSLIDWTQPLEVPFAPVHVAECVNRIIYKKNCKIDHITMTQTFLLNKDSPLFDLSLAPELSFERLTLDCVNLVNTTWPHKIPGSEWYFELLIKANLGYGLFKSGELIAWSFIKEMGALGHLYTVENHRRKGYGELVLKLISNILLNDNKCVFAYCIAGNVKASNLYKKLGFASVLNVHWCNFVPN; encoded by the exons ATGTGTACTGAGCCGTTGCAATTGATGCCAATACAAAAATGGAAAGATTTGAAATCAGCAGCTCTCTCTGATTGGCTTAGGAGTATTTCTATGTACACACTCATAGAAACTGAGGAACACATTCTGGAACTTGGAATTAATTACGGTTTCAAGGTTTACTGTCCATATGGCGATGTGAATAATGGAATCGTTGCTCTTAATGTGAAG aaccaATTATATGAAGTTATAGTCCAATGCCCCAAAGATGATACCACAAACCTTGAGCAAGCTTTACTAACGACTTCGCTTATTGACTGGACTCAACCACTGGAAGTTCCTTTTGCTCCTGTACATGTTGCAGAATGTGTAAAtaggataatatataaaaagaattgcAAGATAGATCATATTACCATGACACAAACAttcttattgaataaagattcgCCTTTATTTGATTTAAG CTTGGCTCCAGAACTCTCATTCGAGCGCCTCACCCTAGACTGCGTAAACTTAGTTAATACAACTTGGCCTCACAAAATCCCCGGTTCCGAATGGTACTTCGAGTTGCTTATCAAGGCTAACTTGGGTTATGGACTGTTTAAGAGTGGCGAACTCATAGCATGGTCGTTTATAAAGGAAATGGGTGCACTTGGACACTTGTACACCGTGGAAAATCATAGAAGGAAAGGTTATGGTGAATTAGTTCTTAAacttatatctaatatattgtTGAACGATAATAAATGCGTGTTTGCATACTGTATTGCGGGAAATGTTAAGGCAAGTAATTTGTACAAGAAACTCGGTTTCGCCAGTGTTCTAAACGTTCATTGGTGTAATTTTGTACcgaattag
- the LOC126774762 gene encoding uncharacterized protein LOC126774762 isoform X3, translating to MCTEPLQLMPIQKWKDLKSAALSDWLRSISMYTLIETEEHILELGINYGFKVYCPYGDVNNGIVALNVKNKLYEVIVQCPKDDTTNLEQALLTTSLIDWTQPLQVPFAPVHVAECIKRIIYKKNCKIDHIIMIQAFLLNKDSPLFDLSLAPELSFERLTLDCVNLVNTTWPHKIPGSEWYFELLIKANLGYGLFKSGELIAWSFIKEMGALGHLYTVENHRRKGYGELVLKLISNILLNDNKCVFAYCIAGNVKASNLYKKLGFASVLNVHWCNFVPN from the exons ATGTGTACTGAGCCGTTGCAATTGATGCCAATACAAAAATGGAAAGATTTGAAATCAGCAGCTCTCTCTGATTGGCTTAGGAGTATTTCTATGTACACACTCATAGAAACTGAGGAACACATTCTGGAACTTGGAATTAATTACGGTTTCAAGGTTTACTGTCCATATGGCGATGTGAATAATGGAATCGTTGCTCTTAATGTGAAG aACAAATTGTATGAAGTTATAGTCCAATGCCCCAAAGATGATACCACAAACCTTGAGCAAGCTTTACTAACGACTTCGCTTATTGACTGGACTCAACCACTGCAAGTTCCTTTTGCTCCTGTACATGTTGCAGAATGTATAAAaaggataatatataaaaagaattgcAAGATAGATCATATTATCATGATACAAGCAttcttattgaataaagattcgCCTTTATTTGATTTAAG CTTGGCTCCAGAACTCTCATTCGAGCGCCTCACCCTAGACTGCGTAAACTTAGTTAATACAACTTGGCCTCACAAAATCCCCGGTTCCGAATGGTACTTCGAGTTGCTTATCAAGGCTAACTTGGGTTATGGACTGTTTAAGAGTGGCGAACTCATAGCATGGTCGTTTATAAAGGAAATGGGTGCACTTGGACACTTGTACACCGTGGAAAATCATAGAAGGAAAGGTTATGGTGAATTAGTTCTTAAacttatatctaatatattgtTGAACGATAATAAATGCGTGTTTGCATACTGTATTGCGGGAAATGTTAAGGCAAGTAATTTGTACAAGAAACTCGGTTTCGCCAGTGTTCTAAACGTTCATTGGTGTAATTTTGTACcgaattag
- the LOC126774762 gene encoding uncharacterized protein LOC126774762 isoform X1, with protein MCTEPLQLMQIQKWKDLKSAALSDWPRSISMYTLIETEEHILELGIDYGFKVYCPYGDVNNGIVALNVKNQLYEVIVQCPKDDTTNLEQALLTTSLIDWTQPLEVPFAPVHVAECVNRIIYKKNCKIDHITMTQTFLLNKDSPLFDLSLAPELSFERLTLDCVNLVNTTWPHKIPGSEWYFELLIKANLGYGLFKSGELIAWSFIKEMGALGHLYTVENHRRKGYGELVLKLISNILLNDNKCVFAYCIAGNVKASNLYKKLGFASVLNVHWCNFVPN; from the exons ATGTGTACTGAGCCGTTGCAATTGATGCAAATACAAAAATGGAAAGACTTGAAATCGGCAGCTCTCTCTGACTGGCCTAGGAGTATTTCTATGTACACACTCATAGAAACTGAGGAACACATTCTGGAACTTGGAATTGATTACGGTTTCAAGGTTTACTGTCCATATGGCGATGTGAATAATGGAATCGTTGCTCTTAATGTGAAG aaccaATTATATGAAGTTATAGTCCAATGCCCCAAAGATGATACCACAAACCTTGAGCAAGCTTTACTAACGACTTCGCTTATTGACTGGACTCAACCACTGGAAGTTCCTTTTGCTCCTGTACATGTTGCAGAATGTGTAAAtaggataatatataaaaagaattgcAAGATAGATCATATTACCATGACACAAACAttcttattgaataaagattcgCCTTTATTTGATTTAAG CTTGGCTCCAGAACTCTCATTCGAGCGCCTCACCCTAGACTGCGTAAACTTAGTTAATACAACTTGGCCTCACAAAATCCCCGGTTCCGAATGGTACTTCGAGTTGCTTATCAAGGCTAACTTGGGTTATGGACTGTTTAAGAGTGGCGAACTCATAGCATGGTCGTTTATAAAGGAAATGGGTGCACTTGGACACTTGTACACCGTGGAAAATCATAGAAGGAAAGGTTATGGTGAATTAGTTCTTAAacttatatctaatatattgtTGAACGATAATAAATGCGTGTTTGCATACTGTATTGCGGGAAATGTTAAGGCAAGTAATTTGTACAAGAAACTCGGTTTCGCCAGTGTTCTAAACGTTCATTGGTGTAATTTTGTACcgaattag